One Amblyomma americanum isolate KBUSLIRL-KWMA chromosome 8, ASM5285725v1, whole genome shotgun sequence DNA window includes the following coding sequences:
- the LOC144101870 gene encoding zinc carboxypeptidase-like: MAHAKLCIAAALMVAVTWAKALPASNRTAPVDYTGHRLVTVAPTTAAHVSLLSHLQDRFKVDVWQEPNRFGAPALLRLRPEVADEFVASASSSGMSVTTTCSDVQELIDNERKEIRFTTYSTEKSRFDRYLTFEELNDALKDYAKSYDHVTFTSIGRSYEGRDLIGVHIKAKDNLPIVFMECGIHAREWIAHSACLYFIDQLATNYEDDKVVRGLVEKYELRIHPVVNPDGYVYSHTADRLWRKTRSKSRLSTECIGADGNRNFETAKFCQTKATDDPCKETYCGDSAFSEPETRAIRDAVMDIKDRTEFYFSVHSFGLLWLFPNAHSLPPVQNNDVLANISLKATEAIKKVRHTQFDFGSTSTVLYEAGGTSMDWAYDHAGIKKAFTMELEPSYRVPDWKKGFMLPPREIPKAVEEAWEGLKAAVA; the protein is encoded by the exons ATGGCGCACGCAAAGCTATGCATAGCAGCGGCCCTTATGGTCGCGGTAACCTGGGCAAAGGCGCTACCAGCATCAAACAGGACGGCACCTGTCGACTACACGGG GCATCGGCTCGTCACTGTAGCTCCCACAACAGCGGCTCATGTTAGCCTCTTATCGCACTTGCAGGACCGCTTCAAG GTCGATGTGTGGCAGGAGCCTAACCGCTTCGGAGCGCCTGCACTGCTAAGACTGAGACCCGAAGTCGCCGATGAATTCGTGGCAAGCGCATCGAGCTCGGGAATGTCCGTCACCACGACCTGCTCGGACGTGCAAGA GCTAATCGACAACGAGCGCAAAGAGATTCGCTTCACCACCTATTCTACGGAGAAGTCACGCTTTGACAGATACCTGACATTTGAAGAG CTGAACGACGCCTTGAAGGACTACGCAAAGAGCTACGACCACGTGACGTTCACGTCCATCGGCAGGTCGTACGAAGGACGGGATCTCATCGGTGTTCAC ATCAAGGCGAAGGATAACTTGCCCATCGTCTTCATGGAGTGCGGAATCCACGCCAGGGAATGGATCGCTCACTCCGCCTGTCTCTACTTCATCGACCAG CTGGCCACGAACTACGAGGATGACAAGGTGGTGCGTGGTCTTGTGGAGAAGTACGAGTTGCGCATCCACCCGGTCGTCAACCCCGACGGCTACGTGTACTCGCACACCGCG GATCGTCTTTGGAGGAAGACACGTTCAAAGAGCCGGTTGAGTACCGAGTGCATCGGGGCAGACGGCAACCGAAACTTCGAGACTGCCAAATTTTGCC AGACAAAGGCCACCGACGACCCCTGCAAAGAAACGTACTGCGGCGACAGCGCCTTCTCGGAGCCCGAAACCCGCGCCATCAGGGACGCCGTGATGGACATCAAGGACCGCACTGAGTTCTACTTTTCGGTGCACAGCTTCGGCCTACTCTGGTTGTTCCCGAACGCCCACAGCCTGCCTCCAGTTCAGAATAACGACGTCCTG GCGAACATCTCACTGAAGGCGACGGAAGCCATTAAAAAGGTTCGGCACACGCAGTTCGACTTTGGATCTACATCGACGGTCCTAT ATGAAGCAGGCGGGACGAGCATGGATTGGGCCTACGACCATGCTGGTATCAAGAAAGCATTCACCATGGAGCTGGAACCGTCGTATCGAGTGCCCGATTGGAAGAAGGGATTCATGCTCCCGCCGAGGGAAATCCCGAAGGCCGTTGAGGAAGCATGGGAAGGCCTTAAGGCAGCCGTCGCGTAA